One segment of Pseudomonas sp. FP2196 DNA contains the following:
- a CDS encoding PilZ domain-containing protein, producing the protein MSQTGRDYSEKRDFIRMRVDADVVLIHEGDQVSAVCIDLSSSGMQIEAPRQFAVSDRLSVRIDSEHAALSGLEADTEVVWVRAQDGGGQKLGLTILQMK; encoded by the coding sequence ATGAGTCAAACCGGCCGGGACTACAGCGAAAAACGCGATTTCATCCGCATGCGGGTCGATGCCGATGTCGTGTTGATTCATGAAGGGGATCAAGTGTCAGCGGTGTGTATCGATCTCTCCAGCAGTGGCATGCAGATCGAGGCGCCGCGCCAGTTCGCGGTAAGTGATCGTTTGAGCGTGCGCATCGATTCCGAGCATGCAGCACTCAGCGGGCTTGAAGCCGATACCGAAGTAGTCTGGGTCCGGGCGCAGGATGGCGGCGGCCAGAAGCTCGGCCTGACTATTCTGCAGATGAAATAA
- a CDS encoding VacJ family lipoprotein, giving the protein MRWSPPLAQLCVYAGLLLAPLAAQAATEEDPWESVNRPIFQFNDFVDTYALKPLAQGYEFVTPQFVEDGIHNMFRNVGDVTNLANNILQAKPAAAGVDTARLIFNTTFGLLGFFDVGTKMGLNRSDEDFGQTLGYWGVGSGPYVMLPLMGPSTLRDAPSKYVDGYTGPYRYINDVPVRNSVFGLNIVDTRASLLSSEKLISGDKYTFIRNAYLQNREFKVKDGQVEDDF; this is encoded by the coding sequence ATGCGCTGGAGCCCTCCGCTCGCTCAGCTTTGTGTATATGCCGGCCTGTTGCTGGCGCCGTTGGCTGCCCAGGCCGCCACGGAAGAAGACCCTTGGGAAAGCGTTAACCGTCCGATCTTCCAGTTCAACGACTTCGTTGATACCTACGCGCTCAAGCCGTTGGCACAGGGTTATGAGTTCGTGACACCGCAATTTGTCGAAGACGGCATCCACAACATGTTCCGCAACGTCGGTGATGTCACCAACCTGGCGAACAACATCCTGCAGGCCAAACCGGCGGCGGCTGGCGTCGACACTGCGCGCCTGATCTTCAACACCACGTTCGGTCTGCTTGGCTTCTTCGACGTCGGCACCAAAATGGGCCTGAACCGCAGCGACGAAGATTTCGGCCAGACCCTCGGCTATTGGGGTGTGGGTAGCGGCCCTTACGTGATGCTGCCATTGATGGGGCCAAGTACTTTGCGAGACGCGCCATCCAAGTACGTCGACGGCTATACCGGCCCGTACCGTTATATCAACGACGTGCCAGTGCGTAACTCGGTGTTTGGTCTGAATATCGTCGACACCCGTGCCAGCCTGTTGTCGAGCGAGAAGCTGATCAGTGGCGACAAGTACACCTTCATCCGCAACGCCTACTTGCAGAACCGCGAGTTCAAGGTGAAGGATGGCCAGGTTGAAGATGACTTTTAA
- a CDS encoding HAD family phosphatase, whose protein sequence is MPHAETLPLTAPGLTAVLFGLSGCLVDFGARARQGGVALPEHADATLGALDSVLALQRQQIPCAWLDELPPALAQPLSASLPAWIKPAQHSATVNPWPAPNACWQALMNLNVASLDGCVLVSGEPRLLQSGLNAGLWTIGLASCGSLCGLAPGEWQALSRKEREQLRGKATVQLFGLGVHSVIDHLGELETCLADISLRRLKGEKP, encoded by the coding sequence ATGCCACACGCCGAAACCTTGCCCCTCACTGCCCCCGGACTGACTGCCGTGCTGTTCGGCCTCAGCGGTTGTCTGGTGGATTTCGGTGCCCGCGCCCGACAAGGCGGTGTCGCCCTGCCCGAGCATGCCGATGCCACACTCGGCGCGCTGGACAGCGTGCTCGCTTTGCAGCGCCAGCAGATTCCGTGCGCCTGGCTTGATGAGTTGCCCCCCGCCCTTGCACAACCGCTGTCGGCTTCTTTGCCGGCGTGGATCAAGCCAGCGCAACATTCAGCAACAGTCAATCCATGGCCTGCTCCCAACGCCTGTTGGCAAGCGCTGATGAACTTGAACGTCGCCAGTCTCGACGGCTGCGTACTCGTCAGCGGCGAACCCCGATTGCTGCAATCGGGATTGAATGCCGGGTTATGGACAATCGGTCTCGCCTCATGCGGTTCGCTGTGCGGGCTCGCGCCGGGCGAATGGCAGGCCCTGAGCCGAAAGGAGCGCGAACAATTGCGCGGCAAGGCGACGGTGCAGTTGTTCGGTCTCGGCGTGCACTCGGTGATCGATCATCTGGGCGAGCTCGAAACCTGTCTGGCGGACATCAGCCTGCGCCGCCTCAAAGGCGAAAAGCCCTGA
- a CDS encoding DUF4404 family protein: MPAQELQKQLDTLREQLDQNPPLSEAEREDLRALMVQVESQIKLEAATQDASIVDGVNLAVERFEVDHPTIAGTLRNIVNTLGSMGI, from the coding sequence ATGCCCGCTCAAGAACTTCAAAAACAGCTCGATACCCTGCGCGAGCAACTGGATCAGAATCCGCCGCTGTCGGAAGCCGAACGGGAAGATCTGCGTGCTCTGATGGTGCAGGTTGAATCTCAAATTAAACTGGAGGCTGCAACTCAGGACGCCAGCATCGTCGATGGGGTGAATCTGGCAGTCGAACGTTTCGAAGTCGATCATCCGACCATTGCCGGCACCCTGCGCAACATCGTCAATACGTTGGGCAGCATGGGGATCTGA
- the queF gene encoding NADPH-dependent 7-cyano-7-deazaguanine reductase QueF (Catalyzes the NADPH-dependent reduction of 7-cyano-7-deazaguanine (preQ0) to 7-aminomethyl-7-deazaguanine (preQ1) in queuosine biosynthesis): MHPAAEHSPLGKSSEYIATYTPSLLFPIPRTAKWAELGLTADTLPYKGVDFWNCFELSWLLPSGKPVVAIGEFSIPADSPNIIESKSFKLYLNSLNQTPFADVASLEATLVKDLSAAAGKPVGVRVRSLKDVETEGVVALPGVCIDDLDISVSNYEHPRPELLRCDESKVVEESVHSHLLKSNCPVTSQPDWGSVVVEYRGAALDHASLLEYIVSFRQHSDFHEQCVERIFLDLQRLLKPEKLTVFARYVRRGGLDINPYRSTESVQLPNHRLVRQ; the protein is encoded by the coding sequence ATGCATCCCGCAGCCGAACATTCGCCGCTGGGCAAATCCAGCGAATACATCGCCACGTACACGCCGTCTCTGCTTTTCCCGATCCCGCGCACCGCGAAATGGGCCGAGTTGGGCCTGACCGCCGACACCCTGCCTTATAAGGGCGTGGATTTCTGGAACTGCTTCGAACTGTCGTGGCTGTTGCCGTCGGGCAAACCGGTGGTGGCCATCGGCGAGTTCAGCATTCCGGCGGATTCGCCGAACATCATCGAGTCGAAGTCGTTCAAGCTGTATCTGAACTCGCTGAACCAGACGCCGTTCGCTGACGTTGCCAGCCTGGAAGCGACGCTGGTCAAGGATCTGTCTGCCGCTGCCGGCAAACCGGTGGGCGTGCGGGTTCGCAGCCTCAAAGACGTAGAGACCGAAGGTGTCGTTGCGCTGCCTGGCGTGTGCATCGACGATCTGGATATCAGCGTCAGCAACTACGAGCATCCGCGCCCGGAACTGCTGCGTTGTGATGAATCGAAGGTTGTGGAGGAGAGCGTGCATAGCCACTTGCTCAAATCCAACTGCCCGGTGACCAGTCAGCCGGACTGGGGCAGTGTGGTGGTGGAATATCGCGGCGCGGCGCTGGATCATGCCAGTCTGCTGGAGTACATCGTCAGTTTCCGCCAGCACTCGGACTTCCATGAGCAGTGTGTCGAGCGGATCTTCCTCGATCTGCAGCGCTTGCTGAAACCGGAGAAGTTGACGGTGTTCGCGCGTTACGTGCGTCGCGGTGGGCTGGATATCAATCCTTATCGCAGCACCGAAAGCGTCCAACTGCCGAACCACCGCCTCGTGCGTCAATAA
- a CDS encoding cupredoxin family protein has translation MFLRKPLALAACLLAPSSPVWAGPAHTYDFGQSAPAANATRSIEVVMGDMSFDPKTIQVKAGETVRFVLVNKGQLLHEFNLGDAAMHAEHQQEMLQMQQSGMLKPTGMKEMSHDMAGMDHAAMGHGMKHDDPNSVLVEPGKTAELTWTFSKATSLEFACNIPGHYQAGMVGKLTVSQ, from the coding sequence ATGTTTTTGCGCAAACCTTTGGCCTTGGCCGCGTGTTTGCTGGCGCCGAGCTCACCCGTTTGGGCAGGGCCGGCACACACCTACGACTTCGGCCAATCGGCGCCGGCGGCCAACGCCACGCGCAGCATCGAAGTGGTGATGGGCGACATGTCGTTCGATCCGAAAACCATTCAGGTCAAGGCTGGTGAGACCGTTCGCTTTGTGCTGGTGAATAAAGGTCAATTGCTACACGAATTCAACCTCGGTGACGCGGCGATGCACGCCGAGCATCAGCAGGAAATGTTGCAGATGCAGCAAAGTGGCATGCTCAAGCCTACCGGTATGAAAGAAATGTCCCACGATATGGCGGGCATGGATCACGCGGCGATGGGCCATGGCATGAAGCATGACGACCCGAACAGTGTGCTGGTCGAGCCGGGCAAAACCGCAGAGCTGACCTGGACCTTCAGCAAAGCAACCAGCCTTGAGTTTGCCTGCAACATTCCCGGTCATTATCAGGCGGGCATGGTCGGCAAACTGACTGTCAGTCAGTAA
- a CDS encoding heavy metal response regulator transcription factor: MKLLIVEDQAKTGQYLRQGLTEAGFNTELVADGNSGQQLALSGDYALLILDVMLPGRNGWQILQAVRSAGLDTPVLFLTAKDTVEDRVHGLELGADDYLVKPFAFSELLARVRSLLRRGSAVAVETSLHLADLRLDLIRRRVERSGQRIDLTAKEFALLEMLLRRQGEVLPKSLIASQVWDMNFDSDTNVIEVAIRRLRLKIDDEFPNKLIHTVRGMGYVLEERSA, encoded by the coding sequence ATGAAACTGTTGATCGTCGAAGACCAAGCGAAAACCGGCCAATACCTGCGTCAGGGCCTGACCGAGGCCGGTTTCAACACCGAACTGGTGGCCGACGGCAACAGCGGCCAACAACTGGCCCTGAGCGGTGATTACGCGCTGTTGATCCTCGACGTGATGCTGCCAGGACGCAATGGCTGGCAGATCCTGCAAGCGGTGCGCAGCGCCGGGCTCGACACGCCAGTACTTTTTCTGACGGCCAAAGACACAGTAGAGGACAGAGTGCACGGCCTCGAACTAGGCGCCGACGACTATCTGGTCAAACCTTTCGCCTTCTCCGAACTGTTGGCCCGGGTGCGCAGCCTGTTGCGGCGTGGCAGCGCCGTTGCTGTAGAAACCAGTCTGCATCTGGCCGACCTGCGCCTTGATCTGATTCGCCGCCGGGTCGAACGCAGTGGCCAGCGCATCGACCTGACTGCCAAGGAATTCGCCCTGCTGGAGATGCTTCTGCGCCGCCAGGGCGAAGTGCTGCCTAAATCGCTGATCGCCTCGCAGGTCTGGGACATGAATTTCGACAGTGACACCAATGTCATCGAAGTGGCCATCCGCCGACTGCGCCTGAAGATCGATGACGAATTCCCCAACAAACTGATCCACACCGTGCGCGGCATGGGTTACGTGCTTGAAGAGCGCTCAGCTTGA
- a CDS encoding heavy metal sensor histidine kinase, whose product MRRLSLSSRLALLFAACTAVVSLFAGVLFNRASEAHFIELDQQQLDSKLIGLRRALQDVQPSESQARLTDELSRQADLSLRITGAQGQRWFDSSPRIPQDLPRKNGLSTISDDGADYRVLNAPLYTDKTDSPQLTLLLDITHHQHFLQRMQHLIWLTVGLSALATALLGAWAARSGLRPLRRMSAVARGISAQSLNARLPEAQMPPELAEMAHSFNAMLGRLDDSFQRLSAFSADIAHELRTPLSNLLTHTQVTLTRPRPIEDYREALHSNLEELQWMAQLVNDMLYLAKADHGLLMPKREPLELADEADALIEFFAPLAEDAGVTLSREGLARIEGDRSMLRRALSNLLDNALRFTPTEGVVRLSILDQANAVRMSVENSGEGISADLLPRLFDRFYRADPARQEGSSEHAGLGLAITQSIVRAHGGQIHCESAEGWTRFVIELPKED is encoded by the coding sequence ATGCGCCGGTTGTCCCTGAGTTCGCGCCTGGCCTTGTTGTTTGCCGCGTGTACCGCCGTGGTTTCGCTGTTTGCCGGGGTACTGTTCAACCGCGCCAGCGAGGCGCACTTCATCGAACTCGACCAGCAACAGCTGGACAGCAAACTGATCGGCCTGCGCCGTGCCCTGCAGGATGTTCAGCCCAGTGAAAGCCAGGCACGACTGACCGATGAGCTGAGCCGGCAGGCTGATCTTTCCCTGCGTATCACCGGGGCCCAAGGGCAGCGCTGGTTCGACAGTTCGCCCCGCATTCCGCAAGACTTGCCGCGAAAAAATGGTCTGTCGACCATCAGCGATGACGGCGCCGATTACCGCGTTCTCAACGCCCCGCTCTACACGGATAAAACCGACTCGCCACAATTGACCCTGCTGCTGGACATCACCCATCACCAACACTTCCTGCAACGTATGCAGCATTTGATCTGGCTGACCGTCGGATTGTCAGCACTGGCCACCGCGCTGCTGGGTGCTTGGGCAGCACGCAGCGGTTTGCGACCGTTGCGTCGCATGAGCGCAGTAGCCCGTGGGATTTCGGCACAGTCGCTCAATGCCCGACTGCCGGAAGCGCAAATGCCGCCAGAGCTTGCGGAAATGGCCCACAGCTTCAACGCCATGCTCGGACGCCTCGACGACTCGTTTCAGCGGCTTTCGGCGTTTTCGGCCGACATCGCCCATGAACTGCGCACGCCGTTATCGAACCTGCTGACCCACACCCAAGTCACGCTCACCCGCCCACGGCCGATTGAGGATTACCGCGAAGCGCTGCACAGCAATCTCGAAGAACTGCAATGGATGGCGCAACTGGTCAACGACATGTTGTACCTGGCCAAGGCCGATCACGGTTTGTTAATGCCCAAACGTGAGCCATTGGAGTTGGCGGACGAAGCCGATGCGCTGATTGAATTTTTTGCGCCCCTGGCTGAGGACGCAGGGGTGACACTGAGTCGTGAAGGGCTTGCACGAATCGAAGGTGACCGCAGCATGTTGCGCCGGGCCTTGTCGAACTTGCTGGATAACGCGCTGCGGTTTACGCCGACTGAAGGCGTGGTGCGCTTATCAATCCTCGATCAAGCGAACGCAGTGCGAATGTCCGTCGAGAACAGTGGTGAAGGGATTTCGGCAGACCTGTTACCGAGGTTGTTCGACCGGTTCTATCGGGCGGATCCGGCGCGGCAGGAAGGCAGCAGTGAACATGCGGGGTTGGGGCTGGCGATTACTCAATCGATTGTCCGGGCCCATGGTGGGCAGATTCATTGCGAATCGGCTGAGGGCTGGACGCGGTTTGTGATTGAGTTGCCCAAGGAAGATTGA
- a CDS encoding lipoprotein-releasing ABC transporter permease subunit — translation MFRPLSIFIGTRYTRAKRRNRFVSFISMTSMIGLALGVLAMIVVLSVMNGFQREMSSRILGMVPHATIVGVKPIDDWQPVAAAAMKNPEVTAAVPFTEMEGMLSYKGLMQPIQISGVDPAQEGKVSIVAQHIVQGRLDALKPGEFGVVIGEITARRFRLNVGDKITLIVPEVSTAPGGITPRMQRLNVVGVFKVGAELDGSMGLIHVADAATMQHWEPNQVQSVRLAVKDLYAAPKVSSDIAAGLGADFKADDWTHTQGSLFSAMKMEKTMIGLLLLMIVAVAAFNIIATLIMVVNDKGADIAILRTIGATPRQIMAIFMVQGTVIGIVGTLIGGVLGVIAALNVSELVGWVERVTGQHIFSSDVYFVSNLPSELQGGDVLLICSAGFILSFLATVYPAWRAAKIEPAHALRYS, via the coding sequence ATGTTCAGACCGTTATCGATCTTTATCGGCACGCGCTATACCCGCGCCAAGCGCCGCAATCGCTTTGTTTCGTTCATTTCGATGACCTCGATGATCGGCCTCGCCCTCGGCGTTTTGGCGATGATCGTGGTGTTATCGGTGATGAACGGCTTCCAGCGTGAAATGAGCTCGCGCATCCTCGGTATGGTGCCGCACGCGACCATCGTCGGCGTCAAACCGATTGATGACTGGCAGCCCGTGGCTGCCGCTGCCATGAAAAACCCAGAAGTCACCGCCGCCGTGCCGTTCACGGAGATGGAAGGCATGCTCTCCTACAAAGGCCTGATGCAGCCGATCCAGATCAGCGGCGTCGATCCGGCCCAGGAAGGCAAGGTGTCGATTGTTGCCCAGCACATCGTTCAGGGGCGTCTCGATGCTCTGAAACCGGGCGAATTCGGCGTGGTGATCGGTGAAATCACCGCGCGCCGTTTCCGCTTGAATGTCGGCGACAAAATCACCCTGATCGTACCGGAAGTCAGCACCGCGCCGGGCGGCATTACGCCGCGCATGCAGCGCCTGAACGTGGTCGGCGTGTTCAAGGTCGGCGCTGAGCTGGACGGCTCGATGGGCCTGATCCACGTGGCCGATGCTGCGACGATGCAGCATTGGGAACCGAATCAGGTGCAGAGCGTGCGTCTGGCAGTGAAAGACCTGTATGCCGCGCCGAAAGTCTCCTCGGACATCGCCGCCGGCCTCGGTGCCGACTTCAAGGCTGACGACTGGACCCACACTCAGGGCAGTCTGTTCAGCGCGATGAAAATGGAAAAAACCATGATCGGCCTGCTGTTGCTGATGATCGTCGCGGTAGCAGCGTTCAACATCATCGCAACCCTGATCATGGTGGTGAATGACAAGGGCGCGGACATCGCGATCCTGCGTACCATCGGCGCTACACCCCGGCAGATCATGGCGATCTTCATGGTGCAGGGCACGGTGATCGGGATTGTCGGGACGTTGATTGGCGGCGTGTTGGGCGTGATCGCGGCGCTGAACGTCAGTGAACTGGTCGGCTGGGTCGAGCGGGTGACCGGGCAACACATTTTCAGTTCGGATGTGTATTTCGTCAGCAATCTGCCTTCCGAATTGCAGGGCGGTGATGTGCTGTTGATCTGCTCTGCCGGGTTCATTCTGAGCTTCCTAGCGACGGTGTACCCGGCCTGGCGGGCGGCAAAGATCGAGCCGGCGCATGCGCTGAGATATTCGTAA
- the lolD gene encoding lipoprotein-releasing ABC transporter ATP-binding protein LolD, giving the protein MSEKAILSCRNLGKSYEEGPESVQVLAGLQLELHPGERVAIVGTSGSGKSTLLNLLGGLDTPTKGSVWLDGEELSALSEKKRGLLRNRALGFVYQFHHLLPEFTALENVCMPLLIGTTPIPEARQRATALLERVGLGHRLEHKPAELSGGERQRVAIARALVNKPGLVMLDEPTGNLDSHTAQGIQDLMLELSTSMRTAFLVVTHDMNLARQMDRVLHLQEGCLTPI; this is encoded by the coding sequence ATGAGTGAAAAAGCAATCTTGAGCTGCCGCAACCTGGGCAAATCCTACGAGGAAGGCCCGGAGTCGGTGCAAGTGCTGGCCGGTCTGCAACTGGAGTTGCACCCGGGCGAGCGTGTGGCGATCGTCGGCACTTCGGGATCGGGCAAAAGTACTTTGCTCAACCTGTTGGGCGGCCTCGATACGCCAACCAAGGGCAGCGTCTGGCTCGACGGTGAAGAGCTGTCGGCCCTGAGCGAGAAGAAACGTGGTCTGCTGCGTAACCGCGCGCTGGGTTTCGTTTACCAATTCCACCACCTGCTGCCGGAATTCACTGCGCTGGAAAACGTCTGCATGCCGCTGCTGATCGGCACGACGCCGATCCCGGAAGCGCGCCAACGCGCCACGGCGTTGCTGGAGCGGGTAGGGCTGGGCCACCGCCTGGAGCACAAGCCGGCGGAACTGTCCGGTGGTGAGCGTCAGCGTGTAGCCATCGCCCGCGCCCTGGTGAACAAGCCGGGTCTGGTGATGCTCGATGAGCCGACCGGCAACCTCGACTCCCACACCGCCCAGGGCATTCAGGATTTGATGCTGGAACTCAGCACCTCGATGCGCACCGCGTTCCTGGTGGTGACCCACGACATGAACCTGGCCCGCCAGATGGATCGCGTCCTGCACTTGCAGGAAGGTTGCCTGACGCCCATCTGA
- a CDS encoding lipoprotein-releasing ABC transporter permease subunit produces the protein MFRPLFVFIGTRYTRAKRRNHFVSFISLTSMIGLALGVVVMIVVLSVMNGFDHEMRTRVLGMVPHATIESTEPINDWQSLATRVKQNPQVTAVAPFTQMQGLLTNNGQVSKVLLNAIDPALERNVSIIDNFMKQGKLDDLTPGSFGIVIGDKAATKLGVGIGDKVTFVAPEVSVTPAGMFPRMKRFTVVGIFHVGAGELDGYLGVTNLQDLAKMHRWKPDQVQGIRLKFDDLFQAPRVAWNIAQQLGEDHYYARDWTRTHGNLYQAIRMEKAMIGLLLLLIVAVAAFNIISTLVMVVNDKKGDIAILRTLGATPGTIMRTFMVQGTVIGVVGTAIGAVVGIFAALNVSAAISALEGLIGHKFLNADVYFIDYLPSQVQSQDVVMVCAAALVLSFLATLYPAWRAARTQPAEALRYE, from the coding sequence ATGTTCAGACCTCTCTTCGTATTTATCGGCACGCGTTATACCCGTGCAAAGCGTCGCAATCATTTTGTGTCATTCATTTCCCTGACTTCGATGATCGGGCTCGCCCTTGGCGTGGTCGTGATGATCGTCGTGCTTTCGGTGATGAACGGCTTCGATCATGAGATGCGCACCCGCGTGCTGGGCATGGTGCCCCACGCAACCATCGAATCCACTGAGCCGATCAACGATTGGCAAAGCCTGGCCACCCGGGTCAAGCAGAACCCGCAGGTGACGGCGGTTGCGCCGTTCACTCAGATGCAGGGCCTGCTGACCAATAACGGTCAGGTGTCCAAGGTGTTGCTCAATGCCATCGACCCTGCGCTTGAGCGCAACGTGTCGATCATCGACAACTTCATGAAGCAGGGCAAACTCGACGATTTGACGCCGGGCAGCTTCGGCATCGTGATTGGCGACAAGGCCGCGACCAAGCTTGGCGTGGGCATTGGCGACAAGGTCACCTTTGTCGCCCCGGAGGTCAGCGTGACCCCGGCCGGCATGTTCCCGCGCATGAAGCGCTTCACCGTGGTCGGCATTTTCCATGTCGGCGCCGGCGAGCTCGACGGTTATCTGGGCGTCACCAACCTGCAGGATCTGGCGAAAATGCATCGCTGGAAACCTGATCAGGTGCAGGGCATCCGTTTGAAATTCGACGATCTGTTTCAGGCGCCACGCGTAGCCTGGAACATCGCCCAGCAGCTCGGCGAAGACCATTACTACGCCCGCGACTGGACCCGTACCCACGGCAACCTGTATCAGGCCATCCGCATGGAGAAAGCCATGATCGGTCTGCTGTTGCTGCTGATCGTTGCGGTGGCGGCGTTCAACATCATTTCCACGCTGGTGATGGTGGTGAACGACAAGAAGGGTGATATCGCCATTCTGCGCACCTTGGGTGCGACGCCGGGCACGATCATGCGTACGTTCATGGTGCAGGGCACGGTGATCGGTGTGGTCGGCACGGCGATTGGCGCGGTGGTCGGGATCTTCGCTGCGCTCAACGTCAGCGCGGCGATTTCGGCCCTGGAAGGGCTGATCGGCCACAAATTCCTTAATGCTGACGTGTATTTCATTGATTATCTTCCGTCGCAGGTGCAGAGCCAGGATGTGGTCATGGTCTGCGCGGCTGCGTTGGTCTTGAGTTTCCTCGCCACCCTGTATCCCGCCTGGCGTGCCGCGCGCACCCAGCCGGCGGAGGCGCTACGTTATGAGTGA
- a CDS encoding PilZ domain-containing protein codes for MSTLDEEDRREYYRIEDTIALEIRPLSAPEAAGQEVLQDASPLFNLLSELHLSEFESQHLLRQISERDRAIAAFLKSQNKRIDLLSQVVALTVLGHIGEPQPVIISEGGIDFQYPTPIAAGAHLSVKLVLMPQALGLLLRARVTHCDRKGDGYDVGTEFEHLTDAQRQLLARYILQKQAQERRLAREQNESGI; via the coding sequence ATGTCGACATTAGATGAAGAAGATCGCCGCGAATACTACCGTATCGAGGACACGATCGCACTGGAAATTCGGCCCCTGTCCGCTCCCGAAGCCGCAGGCCAGGAAGTGTTGCAGGATGCTTCCCCGCTCTTCAACCTGCTCAGCGAACTGCACCTGAGCGAATTCGAGTCGCAACACCTGTTGCGCCAGATCAGCGAGCGCGATCGTGCCATCGCCGCGTTCCTCAAATCCCAGAACAAACGCATCGACCTGCTCAGCCAGGTGGTCGCACTGACCGTGCTCGGCCATATCGGTGAGCCGCAACCGGTGATCATCTCCGAAGGCGGGATCGACTTTCAGTATCCGACGCCAATTGCTGCCGGCGCGCATCTGTCGGTAAAACTGGTGCTGATGCCGCAAGCGCTGGGCTTGCTGTTGCGTGCACGCGTCACCCATTGCGACCGCAAGGGCGACGGCTACGACGTCGGCACCGAGTTCGAACACCTGACCGATGCCCAACGCCAACTGCTCGCTCGTTATATCTTGCAGAAGCAGGCCCAGGAACGACGTCTGGCCCGCGAACAGAACGAATCAGGCATTTAA
- a CDS encoding glycerophosphodiester phosphodiesterase, with amino-acid sequence MTLIYGHRGAKGEAPENTLSSFQECLKHGVRRCELDLHLSKDGELMVIHDPTLKRTTERRGKVVEHSAAELVTYDARKGGPGWIKPCPIPTLEELFEKCDFEHWQLEVKSASRTRAATTVLAIREMAQRHGLLDKVTITSSSREVLKAALDLVPDVSRGLVAEYAWLDPLKVAQSYGCEILALNWTLCTPERLQKAQRQGLHVSVWTVNEPALMRRLADFGVDSLITDFPGLATATLENC; translated from the coding sequence GTGACCCTCATCTACGGCCACCGCGGCGCCAAGGGCGAAGCACCGGAAAACACCCTGAGCAGTTTTCAGGAATGTCTCAAGCACGGCGTGCGCCGCTGCGAACTTGACTTGCACCTGTCCAAGGACGGCGAGTTGATGGTCATCCATGACCCCACCTTAAAACGCACCACCGAGCGTCGCGGCAAAGTCGTCGAGCACAGCGCCGCAGAACTGGTGACATACGACGCGCGCAAGGGCGGCCCGGGCTGGATCAAGCCATGCCCGATTCCGACGCTGGAAGAGCTGTTCGAGAAGTGTGATTTCGAGCACTGGCAGCTTGAAGTCAAAAGCGCTTCACGCACCCGCGCGGCAACCACCGTGTTGGCGATTCGTGAAATGGCTCAGCGCCACGGCTTGCTGGACAAGGTGACGATCACTTCAAGTTCGCGGGAAGTATTGAAAGCGGCGCTGGATCTCGTGCCGGACGTGTCGCGCGGACTGGTAGCCGAGTACGCCTGGCTCGACCCGTTGAAGGTCGCCCAAAGCTATGGCTGTGAGATTCTTGCGCTGAACTGGACGCTGTGTACGCCGGAACGCCTGCAGAAGGCGCAGCGTCAGGGGCTGCATGTGTCGGTGTGGACCGTCAACGAGCCTGCGCTGATGCGCAGACTCGCCGACTTCGGCGTTGACAGCCTGATTACAGACTTTCCCGGTTTGGCCACTGCCACCCTCGAGAATTGCTGA